The Fusarium oxysporum f. sp. lycopersici 4287 chromosome 6, whole genome shotgun sequence DNA segment CCGCTAACATGGGTCGCGTTAgcatcaatcaatcacccTTTACCTGGGAGGGAATACGGGGTAACAAATTCACAGTAGCCTGCAATAATGATGGGATGCTAAGCAAAATTCACTGCAAGTCACTTTCTATCAAATGCCTCATGGCGATTGGCTTGCTCACTTATCGGGAGATACGTTTCTATCTAAGTCAAGTCGATAACCCAGAGTATTTTATCCCGTCAACGGGTCTAACATGTAGCTGGATGTATGTACATGGGGTTAACATGACAAAGCTGACTTGAACACCCTGGATACCACCCACAGTCTTGCCAAGTGCCTCAGTCACTGAACGCAATCAAATCTCAAATCTTGAAGCATGTCAATTTGTTATTCTGCTGTATTAATATTcgtgatgttgttgaagtcCCCTGATGCTAAAAATCGAGGTATGATCCGATGATTGCTGTATTAGGAAGTCTTATCGATAGCCTACTTACCCACGCATAAGGCAACGAGGCTGCGAACCCAGGCTGTAAAAGCTCACATGCGCTGCCCCTGAACAGCAGAACCAATTGCTTCAGCAACTTTCGGCGCTACgtttccttctcctccatcttcgaCATACGCACGCTCCATCGCATGCCTCCTAATAGTCATCCTCCGTGTCACTCTGAGTGACACCGATTAGATCAACCTCAGTCCTCTTCCTCACGTGTTGAGCCAATGCCTGTTACTCCGCCTCCAACAGCCCCCACTTCGGTTCCACCACCGGACcaaacaccagcaccaacatCGGCCTTAACATCGACTTCAACATCGACCCCAACGCCGGCTCCAACACTGGCTCCCACTCTAACTTGGCCTTCGGCGTCGATGTCGGCCCAGAAGCAGGGCGCAGTTCAACCAGTGCATAATTGGTACACCAACCCCAAGACCAACGATGATCACGCGGCAGTGAGCCATGTCAAGTTCATGAACAAGTATTGGCCGAATGGCCAGGCTGGTTGGGCCAAGCAGCCCTTCATCCAGACTTTCCCACCAAGCAAGCGCATTGTTAGTCAACTTCACAGCATCACGGTCCTCTGCCTCTATTTTGAAATGGACCTGCAGAGTCTATATGAGCTTGATGGTTACATTTACAACGCTGTCAGACTCGGAAGCTCACTCAGGCAAATGAACTGCGGACGGGCTCTTGATTGCATCAAAAAGGCAAAAGGCTTTGAGAGACCAGTGCACAGGTCTATCTTACACGGAAAACAGGATGGCAGATTTGACAACGACATCTGGGGCTTTGACCCTAAGGAAGCCGCCGAAGCCGAGCATTCCGATGACTTACCAACCGTTGACGACATGGCTGCAGAGGTCAACATCAAGAGGCCCCTGAAAAGGCCCTCTATCCCCGGGTCAATCAAGCGACAACGATCCGGGAGTACTACACCTGCCCGAGACTCGAGTGCAGTGGAGTCGATTGATCTTATACAAGAGGACAGTGACCACGATTCGCAGTCCGCCACCTCACATCTCCACCCGATTGAGGACAGAGCCAAACAGAAAATCTCGGACCCCACTGCGTGGCTTTGCGATGAGAGTATCGACCGGAGTGTCAGGCAAATTTTGCTTTACCATAGCCGCTCTAACTTTGCCTGGCGGCATCCGCTTTGGCTCAATGTGCGGGGAGTCAATCACGAGAAGAAAGAGCTTCGCGGTAAATTTCCGAAAGATTCTAGAATAGTCTTTTGTCCGGTCCGCACCGCCTCGCACTGGTCGTTGGTTGTCATCTATCAAGAAAACGGCATATGTGTCAAAGCGGAGCATTACGACGGTATGGCCAGCCCCTCTCGCACCCAGGACATCGAAAAGGCGCTTAAGGAAATGCTGGGAGATATCAAGCTTCTCTTGATTGTAGGTATTGGATGAATCGTGCCCGAATTCGAATGCTGGCTGATCTTTGAAGGATGATTTTAAACAAAGGGATGGGTATAACTGCGGTGTCTTTGTCATCTCCGCCGTCGAACACTTAGTCCTGGGAATACAGATTCCACGAGATTTGGACCTTGCCAAAGAAAGGCAGAAATGGCGGGACAGACTACCTCCTTCTCCCTTTCTCAACCGCGAGACCTCATCATCGCACAAGCTGCCGACCCTGGAGCTCCCGAACCACCAATCCCTAGTGTCTGGAACCCATTCTCTAGAGCCCGCGTCAAGCTCTGACAATCCTTCCCTCGCCAAGGATGAGATTCTAGAGCGGATTCAACAGGTCAAAGACAGCATTCAGGGCAAGCAAAACGCCCTCAGTAAGATGCAAGATCGCGAGACTTTCAGAACGAGATTTGGCTCGAAAATGGCCGACGTCCGTGGATTAGTCGAAGGTGGCGACTTTTGGAACGAcaaagaagaacagaagCAGCTTCTAGACGCCATCGAAGTAGTTCATAAGCTTCAGGAGAGGTTCGAGTCACAAGTCTTCCGTGGCGAGTCGAAGACCCAGGTTGATCAAGATATCAAGGATCTTAAAGCTCAGATAAATGATCTGCATCGGAAACGTGTCGCAATCATCCAGAAGGAGGTTCAAGAGGCCGAGACCAAGGCCCGACATTTGAAGCTCGCTCTACTGGAGGCCAAAAAAGCACAGGAGGAAGCAGGGTTCAAATCCACGACACTCCACGACACATTTGTGAATATGGCGTGGATATGGATGCTGACTAATAACTTCGATGTGGAATGGGTGGAAATGGATCCATTATGGAAATGAATCCATATTGTGGAATTTGTGGAATGGAAACCTACTTTGTCTAACAATGGTAATTAGTGGATCGCATCCATGCCTTCGTGACGTCGATGTTTTTGTCACTCGTCCATTAGAATCCTATCTAGCGACCCGATCAAACCGGCGCGCAACCAACTCCGTAGTGTCTGGCAAAGCCCAATTGTACTGGCATCTAGCCTATTGCGGCTCTTGGTAACCATGCGGCCAGTGGTCGAGAATAGCCTCTCACACTCGGCTGACATTGGTGGCNNNNNNNNNNNNNNNNNNNNNNNNNNNNNNNNNNNNNNNNNNNNNNNNNNNNNNNNNNNNNNNNNNNNNNNNNNNNNNNNNNNNNNNNNNNNNNNNNNNNNNNNNNNNNNNNNNNNNNNNNNNNNNNNNNNNNNNNNNNNNNNNNNNNNNNNNNNNNNNNNNNNNNNNNNNNNNNNNNNNNNNNNNNNNNNNNNNNNNNNNNNNNNNNNNNNNNNNNNNNNNNNNNNNNNNNNNNNNNNNNNNNNNNNNNNNNNNNNNNNNNNNNNNNNNNNNNNNNNNNNNNNNNNNNNNNNNNNNNNNNNNNNNNNNNNNNNNNNNNNNNNNNNNNNNNNNNNNNNNNNNNNNNNNNNNNNNNNNNNNNNNNNNNNNNNNNNNNNNNNNNNNNNNNNNNNNNNNNNNNNNNNNNNNNNNNNNNNNNNNNNNNNNNNNNNNNNNNNNNNNNNNNNNNNNNNNNNNNNNNNNNNNNNNNNNNNNNNNNNNNNNNNNNNNNNNNNNNNNNNNNNNNNNNNNNGGGGGCTATCATTCAGGTGCTCGTAGTATTCGTTCAATTTGAGCCAACCCaggttgatgttgacagCGAGGTGATGGCCGTGCGGAAAATTGGCGACTGCTCTTTTCGCGGATTCGAGGGTTTCGAGAAGAAATTCGTACGCGTGAATAAGATCCCAGCTTGTTCCTGTACAAGCCATCTGTTAAAATAAGAATCGGGCCGCTTTTGAGAAGTCTAAGGCTTACCAGACAGTGGAGGGTCGATCTCGTTTTCCTCGACCTTTCTCCGGTGTTTTCCCTGTCCATCGCCCTCAAGGCCTCTCACAACCAGCTGGAAGTCAAGCAAAATGTCGTAAAGAGTCCCGAGCACATGCCAATCATCAGGTGTCATGCGATTCTCTTCCTTCAGGAAGAAGGGCAGCTTGGAGCCCTTTTTGATGTGGCCAGCTCTCGTCAAGTTGACCTTCTCCCACTCGTTTGACGCTCTCTGGACAAAAGAATTATAAAATGGCCTCAAGAGGAGAGCGCGTTCAATCATCGAGAATTGAGAAAGCCACCGGGTAGCATTGTCGACCACAACTCCAACTGGACGGTGTTTCTTGAGCTGAGCGTCATCAGAGAGTTGGCTCTCGACAGCCTGTACCTTCTTGAGCATATCGGTCCACGTGTCCGATCTGCTCACCTCCTAGGTCTTCGTGAGTATAACAAATAAAGCCGGGGACTCAGCCACCTACAACAGCAAAGTTATGCCATTTTCCAACAGAGCCTCGCCTCCTCCAGACTTCATGCTCCTTCGCTGCCGTGTGAAGTCCTTCGAAGACCTCTTTCTCGAAAGCATCCGGGTTCTTGCCATACAGCATCTGTTTCACTACTATGTTGACAACGTGGCCAACGCAGCGAACCCATCGCTTCTCCCAGTCGAAGCCAAACTCTAATCCAAGCTCCCCCATCGAGGTTTTATTGTTACCGGCATTATCCAATGTGAAATACCCGAGTTTATCGCTGATCTCGTACTCCCGAATGATCTCGATAATCTGCCCGGCGATATTCTCGCCTGTGTGCCGCTCTGTAAGCTCAGGCAGTCCGAGGACACACTTCTGTGGCCGATTATTTGAATCCCGAAACACACATGTGATGCCGTATAAGGCGTGTCGGTTACCAGACTTCCAGCCATCGTACTGGATATGGATCTGTCCCGGACTCTTTCGCAAAGCATCTTTCACTCTTTCCATGTTGTTGGTAAATTCTCGTTCTGCGATGGCACGCACGGTCACGTCAGTAATGTTAGCTTTTGTGATCTCGACAGATGGATTGAGGTAGTTGAAGATGtctcgaagatcttgatCGTTGACGATCGAGAAGGATTGGTTAGAGTTGACAATCCAGTTGACAAGTTTCTGCTGGAATACAGTTTTGTCGAAACGTTTGATCAAGGTATTGATCAAATCTTGTTCCTTCGGCTCCTTCGGGTTCAACTGTAGGATTGTTGCAATGGACTGATGTGCTTTCTCGGATGCCTTTGTAGGCTTTTGCCTCTTGCCTGTCGGATCCATGATGCCATTGTGGTCCGTGTACAGGTGACCCTCAGCGTTCTGCAACCCTTTGATGGCGTAACTCTTTGGCCTCGGCCGCTTTTGCTTGATGCAAAGGCAACACACCCATCGGCGTTCCCCCTTATCGGCATGCTGGATATCGTAGCCGAACTGATATACCCATTGACGCACTTGGCCGTCTCTCTCCGTCAAGGTCCAGCCTTTGTAGAGCTGAAAGAGTCGTTGATTGTCTTCTTCTGTACGTTCTGGAACGGGTGTGGTTGACTTGGTAGGATGAAGGGTGGCCATTTCGGTTTGGAGTAGTCAGGGCGTGAGTAATAGTAAACCCTCCTAGAATAGACTTGTTTGAACTTTGTGTACGGGTAAAACGGAGTGGAAAATTGTTGCTATTGCGTTGTTATTGGCTATGGAAAGTACTTAGGGTATGCGCTATTTCACAAGGAAATCCAGGTATTTTCAAACCCCACCTAAATTTCCATTCCTTTCCACAATTTCCACATGTGGAACATGTGGAAGGGGTTCCGTGGCGTGGATGTGGAAAAGCTGAAGCCTACGTGGAATGGAATGGAATGGATATGGATCCACATTATGGATCCATATGTGGATTTCGTGGTATGGATTTGGACCCTGGGAGGAAGACTCCACTGAAAGGGAAGAGGCGCAACACGATGCCGACCACACGGCTGCGCAACTTGAGAAAACCGGTAGTGATCATTCGAGCAACGCTGGGTGAATTCGAGGTCCTGAGCAAGGTCCGGGGTATGGACAAAGAACCCAGAGGAACAACCAAAACATGGAAGAGGAGCACTACGACTTCATTCCACTAAACGGAAATCACGACATTGAAGAAAAATGGTTTAAAGTTGGACTAAAGCATCGACAAAGGTCGTTAAGAGAGCATGGCATTGTAACATTAATATGGGATGGATATCGGAAGGTAACAGGACATTAGCATGTGATACTAGAGTGCCTTAGAGTCTGAATGGGTATGGTAGCTACTAGACACCTTGGAGTGAGTTTTAGTGTATATTTTTATTTGTTTCCTCTGCAATATCTATAGATGTTTTTTTTTACTCTGGTCGCTGCCTACCCTTGTTATTGATATCCATACGAATGACCGATGCTACTCTGCTGAAGCCGGCTATCCAAGCCATGGGAAGACTGTTGAATTGTGTTAATAGAATTGATGCTAGCAAATAGTGGTGTGTGGTAGCAGTAGAGGTAAGAAAATAGGACAAAGAGCCGACCATAGCAGTTCTGTGTTATATGAAACTGGAATCCTGCTATGATAGACGGCGCTGGCATGTACGTTGCTGGCTGGGTAATTGGTATTATGGCTGGCATGAGGACGAAGTATGGTATGCTAATATGGTCCGCAATGTTAACGTACCATACAAAGCCGTGCTAACATGACGGGTACTTGAATGTTAGAGACCATGTTAACATTTGTGGCTGCACTAGCATTATTGGTTGCGCTAACATGGGTGACTGTGCTAACATGAGGTGTATGATAACACTGGATACCATGGTAACATGATATGCTCAGACGCTATGCGACATTTAATGCCGTTTTGATCCGAAATGTTAGATTAAATTAGGGCATATGTTTACATAGAATGCGGTGCTTCAATCGGTTAGACAATAAGGCAGATCTATGCTAGCGTTGAGATGGTGTAATTCCTCAAGAGCTAACATCGTCCATGTTAATATAGCCCCAGTAGCTAACATCAGCATGCTAACATAGTTTTAGTATAGTAATGCTGCTACGATATGGCAATGATGCGACAAGCAAAACAAAATATCTGTAAATAATATAGTCACCTATTGCGTGGACATGCAGTGACTGCAGATTACCTACCTGTGAGAATCTGAGTCGCTTTGCGCAGGGCGTGGCGACCTGGATCTTCCTATGGTTCTTTGTTCGGCCTATGTTAACCCCACAACAGGTAACACAGTGTTTTAGCAGGCAGAGAGAAAACAATGCATGGTTATGAAattcaaaaaaaaaaaaaaaggtaaaaaaaaaaaaaggcgCATCTCCAATCCCATGATTTGTCACGTATCATTAGTGCCTTGCTCCCGGGTAACTCTGCGAGTTCATAAATGTCTGATGTCCGCAGCCGTTCTTCAAAAATTACCAGAACTTGACATCTCAAATGCTGAGCAATTTTCAGCAAATTTCTAATCGAATCATAAGCGCTCCCGATTTAGGTTTTCCAACCTCCAGTATTTTGTCTGCATCCACGTCTCTCCAAGCCTgaaaacctttttttttccaGCGTCAGTAAAGATGTACTCAAAAGGCTACCCGTCGACTTGATGCCATACCCAAAAACCCTTGAGAACGCCATCGGTAACGTCATGGGACCAAACGCAAGTTTAATCGTAGAAGAAAGCCTTCATAAAATTGATCCAGCCCCCCCCAAACAACAAGGAAACCAACCAGCGATAGATGCGACACAGCGTTTACACCATTAAGACCGAGACAGAGATCGACCTGGTAAGCTATCGCACATTATGCCCCAAGAGACGGTAAAAACATACTAATTGCTACTAACATAGAAGGGTATCTTGATGAAGGCCCGAGCATATGCATCATAAAGTCGAAACTAGGGAGATTTGATGTGTACTGGATGAGGTCGCGTTTGGTTTAGagtaattaacttaattCGTGGCGGAGAATGATTTGCTCGTCAACTATTTCGGCCGTATTGTCTTTTTCCTGGCGATTTGGACTACATCATGAGTCATACTGTGTAGCAAAGTGTATCAGCCGCACCGTTGTTGACGGAGATGCCGGTGCCGACGCGAAACGTCTGCAGTCATTTGAGCCGTTACGCGCTGCGCGTCTGATGTGGAATGCATCCAAGGTAAAGCGCGTTCAGAACACAAGTGGGGGAAGGCAATGGATCACTTACCCCAAGATCAAGACCCCGCCCGCATCATTTCACATCAATCCCTCATCAGCCTGGTGTCGCCCCCATATCACCCTTACAGCAATGTGATCCTTGCAGAAGTAGAGAATAAAGGGTTTACAAGCACAAGGTCGCGTAAAAGCTTTGTTCCCAAACTTGGACTCTCGCCAGCGTCTTCCGCCCCCAGACATTGCTAACTATGGCCCAGGGGTACCGAGACTGTCAGCCCCCACCACCATAACGCTTGCTCCACATTTGTCGGAACTACCCTACTGCCGTTCACCATGACCTCTCAAGCTTGATACTTGCTGCTTTGCCAGTCTTTCAACAGAAATGTTCTTCTATGTGTGTTTGAAATGAGTTGTCTCCAGCGGCTTGAGGACTCCCTGGCCTGTTCTACACGTTACTGTAGCCCAGGTCTTGAGCGTTACTTGAAGAAGATTGGCGAGAATGCACGCACCACATCCCTTGGTGACCTACCATTTTGTGTCACTTTTATTTTCCATTTTTCATACCGTCGCCACTTCCTTCTCTAACTCAGTTTTGGTCTCCCAACCGCCTTCGGCTTCAAAGATTTTACCGACCGCCTTGCCGACCTCCAAGAGGTGACGGTCGCGATATCGCGGTGCGACGAGAGACAGGCCAACAGGCATGTCATGTTCACCCTCGAAGCCCGGTACATTCAAGACCGGGGTATGAAGGCCTCGCGGCGGCCCAAGTTGTCGCTAGCCATCAGCTGCGTCTTGCGAGTGAAATTATCCGAGTTCTCGACATGCTCGATCAAGACTTGGCCGATTTGGTCTTTTCCAACTCTGTATTCAGGTAGGGATGAAGTACGGCCCTCGGTGTGAAGCCCAATGCGATACCACTCTGGCACATCATCGAATACCGaaggaagctcaagctcatgTACTTCTGCACCATGGGATCTGAGAAGATCTGCAGCGCGGGCGAGAGCGTCTTGTGTTCCAGGACCAGCAATGGGCCAGATGCTCGTCTTGCAAATCGCGAAACGTGCGCCTTCGATGCCTTGGAAAGCATGCTCTTCATCCTTGTCATCCTGGAGCCCGAAGATGTCGGCCAGAAGGACGAGGTCGCCAACACACCGCCCATACCATCCAAGAGTGTCGTACATCAGAGCGTATATTTTCCGACCCTCGCGAGAGACGGGGTTCCACGTTGGTTTGAAACCGTATATCCCATTGAACGAAGCTGGGCGAATCAAGGACCCGCCTGTTTGTATGCCAAGGGCCATAGAGATCTGGAAATCAGCGATAGCAGCGCCAGACCCGCTGGATGATCCACCCGGCGTTCGTAGGAGGTCATGGGGGTTACGAGTCTTGGGGCCGACATGGATGGCAGCGAATTCGGTGGTAGTTGTTTTGCCTAGTCTGTTAGTTGCAAGTGTGCAAGGCGTATATAGAACATACCGAAGATGAGGGCACCAGCATGACGAAGGATTCGTACAGAAGCAGCATCTGTCTTGGGGAAATGTCCATCATAAAGTGGCGAGTTAAACTGAGTAGGCGTGTCTATACAATAATAAGCTCCCATCTTAGTGTCGGATATAACCTGGTCAACTTACCTTTCGTGTAAATGACATCCTTCACAGCGATTGGAAGTCCATGAAGAGGCCCTCTATTCTTCTTGGGGGTCTCATCTAGGAGTCTTGCTTCCTGTATGACCCTCTTTTCGTCCAGATACGCCCAAGCTTTGACGACTTCGTCGCGAGCCTTGATCCTCTCCAGTAAAGACTCAGCATACTCTTGAACTGACATCTTATCAGCCTGGATCTTCCCAAGAGCTACAGAAGCCGTGAGTCTCCATGGCTCGACACGACCGCTTAGAGAAGGGATTGCTTCATTGTATGACCACAGCCAAATTACAGGGCCTGCTACAGCCAGGAAGACGGCCAGGACCCAAAAAATATGCGGCATCTGGTAGCTCACAATGGTGGCTTTTCTCTACTTGTCAACTTCAATCTTCGGGAAGGGATCACCAGTCGAGGGACGTTACAGTTTCTTGCGGTCTCTTGATGGGACTCTGCGTTGGACCTAAAAACATGCAAAATTGGGCTTTCTCAGTGGTTGCGGAGATCAAGCTGAGGACTCAGGCATACGAGACAGAGACAGTTTGGGGAACTGATCCTTTCTTATTTAGGCATTGAGTCGTTGGCTAGAGTGGGGGTGCATCCCAGTTCAACTCTGCTGAAACACATTGAACCATGTTGTGCAGTACTAGAAGCCACTTTCTAATCAAATCTATTGGGAAACAAACGATGCACGCCGTTTCCAGAATGGCCTAGGTGATTTTGTAATGGTGGCACAGTATGTCTAGCAAAAGTTCCATCGAAACCTGAGTGCATCCGACGCTCTAATGAGCCAGATAAACTTGGATTCCAAGGtggaaaaagcaaaaaagcTCAAATGTCATTGGATGTACGTGCTTATCCCGTACCTCGCGTCccatggcgatggcgatggcggGGAGGGGTTTCAATGCAGATTCGTCTACGACATTCAATCACGTGGCTTATTGCCACTTCTCAAGCTGACATTGCATGCATatccttctccaacttcacACCACCATCATGGGCGTCTCGCGTCGGATGGTCGCGCTGCCAACCCTTCATACACTACATCTCTGGTTCTTGCCTAGCTCCATTCATCTTTTGACGCCCAAAAATAGCCAAATGCTTCTTGCCTATCACAGCGAACAACCGCCCCATAGAACTACCTCCTCCATTGGTCCTTGGTCACCTGTTCTGACAACGATGACGAGTGACCATCCATTACTGAGTACACAAACAGCTTACGGCCTTGTACCTCAAGCACGCCGGTAATCACAGTATAGCCACGAGGCAATTGAACACCGTCTCTGGACATCCCGCTTTTCCAGGTAGCCGGTCGCCANNNNNNNNNNNNNNNNNNNNNNNNNNNNNNNNNNNNNNNNNNNNNNNNNNNNNNNNNNNNNNNNNNNNNNNNNNNNNNNNNNNNNNNNNNNNNNNNNNNNNNNNNNNNNNNNNNNNNNNNNNNNNNNNNNNNNNNNNNNNNNNNNNNNNNNNNNNNNNNNNNNNNNNNNNNNNNNNNNNNNNNNNNNNNNNNNNNNNNNNNNNNNNNNNNNNNNNNNNNNNNNNNNNNNNNNNNNNNNNNNNNNNNNNNNNNNNNNNNNNNNNNNNNNNNNNNNNNNNNNNNNNNNNNNNNNNNNNNNNNNNNNNNNNNNNNNNNNNNNNNNNNNNNNNNNNNNNNNNNNNNNNNNNNNNNNNNNNNNNNNNNNNNNNNNNNNNNNNNNNNNNNNNNNNNNNNNNNNNNNNNNNNNNNNNNNNNNNNNNNNNNNNNNNNNNNNNNNNNNNNNNNNNNNNNNNNNNNNNNNNNNNNNNNNNNNNNNNNNNNNNNNNNNNNNNNNNNNNNNNNNNNNNNNNNNNNNNNNNNNNNNNNNNNNNNNNNNNNNNNNNNNNNNNNNNNNNNNNNNNNNNNNNNNNNNNNNNNNNNNNNNNNNNNNNNNNNNNNNNNNNNNNNNNNNNNNNNNNNNNNNNNNNNNNNNNNNNNNNNNNNNNNNNNNNNNNNNNNNNNNNNNNNNNNNNNNNNNNNNNNNNNNNNNNNNNNNNNNNNNNNNNNNNNNNNNNNNNNNNNNNNNNNNNNNNNNNNNNNNNNNNNNNNNNNNNNNNNNNNNNNNNNNNNNNNNNNNNNNNNNNNNNNNNNNNNNNNNNNNNNNNNNNNNNNNNNNNNNNNNNNNNNNNNNNNNNNNNNNNNNNNNNNNNNNNNNNNNNNNNNNNNNNNNNNNNNNNNNNNNNNNNNNNNNNNNNNNNNNNNNNNNNNNNNNNNNNNNNNNNNNNNNNNNNNNNNNNNNNNNNNNNNNNNNNNNNNNNNNNNNNNNNNNNNNNNNNNNNNNNNNNNNNNNNNNNNNNNNNNNATAGGTTAACCCTCCCTGCCTAGCCTATATGTTAAAAAGGTCTCCTCctaattattaaatttatccttaaataacttaagaactacttaataattacttatattctataaatatagctttaaatataatataaaaaataaataaaaactTAATCTTAGAAATgtaagtaataaaatatttatatatttatatttataattaacttatatttctcctattatattatcttataacctaatctgatttatta contains these protein-coding regions:
- a CDS encoding amidase, with amino-acid sequence MPHIFWVLAVFLAVAGPVIWLWSYNEAIPSLSGRVEPWRLTASVALGKIQADKMSVQEYAESLLERIKARDEVVKAWAYLDEKRVIQEARLLDETPKKNRGPLHGLPIAVKDVIYTKDTPTQFNSPLYDGHFPKTDAASVRILRHAGALIFGKTTTTEFAAIHVGPKTRNPHDLLRTPGGSSSGSGAAIADFQISMALGIQTGGSLIRPASFNGIYGFKPTWNPVSREGRKIYALMYDTLGWYGRCVGDLVLLADIFGLQDDKDEEHAFQGIEGARFAICKTSIWPIAGPGTQDALARAADLLRSHGAEVHELELPSVFDDVPEWYRIGLHTEGRTSSLPEYRVGKDQIGQVLIEHVENSDNFTRKTQLMASDNLGRREAFIPRS